The window TCCAGTACGACATGAGGACATTGACAAGGTGGGTGAATTTACTCTCATACCCTTCTACCTCTAACAATTCCTTTATTTGCTGGACTTGTAGAAGCTTTTTATCTACAGTTCTTTATTTATTAGACCacctgtcataaaaacaagaaaacaaacattttatacaAACATTTTACAAATGTTTCAAAATGTCTTTAGAACTAAAAATTAATGAAGAGCAGAGATGATTTCACTTTTTATACCCAAATGGGAGCCAATAAACAGTATAACAGTCTGTTCAGCAATGCAAGTAAATGACCAAAAAAACCACGATAGACAGGAGGTGGCAGAGTTTAAGATGTAAAGATgcgattagaaatgagtatgctagagggacagctcaggttgagtggTGTGGAGACTAAAACACAAAGGGATAGTGAATATTCTGGACAAAGGAAAGATGAAGATTAGTAATGTTAATTTAAGGTAGGTGATGGTATAATAAATAAACCACTGTATAATAAAGGTCATGCATTTAAAGTttacttcttctcttttttttttttttttaccataacAGGGAATCCTGCTTAACTGGACCAAAGGCTTCAAGGCCTCCGGTGCAGAAGGGAACAATGTTGTGGGTTTACTCAGAGACGCCATCAAGAGACGAGGGGTGGGTGGACGTATAGGATTCTTTCTTCTTAAAAGTACAGCTGTAGATATAGTGGTTGAATTTAATTCTGTGAATTAAAATTTTGTATCGTCACACAGGACTTTGAGATGGAtgtggttgccatggtgaaTGACACAGTTGCCACGATGATTTCCTGCTATTATGAAGATCGCAGCTGTGAAGTCGGGATGATTGTTGGTAAGAAGTTGTAAATGCACACGTGCAACCAGCCTGAAGTCTGACTCATATCTAGACTCTTGCAGAAATGAGCATCCATATAATGTTTGTGGGTCTGTTTTCTTACCAGGTACTGGTTGCAATGCATGTTACATGGAGGAAATGAGGACTGTGGAGCTGGTTGAAGGGGAGGAGGGCCGGATGTGTGTGAACACAGAATGGGGGGCTTTCGGAGACAACGGGGAGCTAGAGGACTTTAGACTGGAGTACGACAGAGTGGTGGACGAAGCCTCAATTAACCCCGGACAGCAGCTGTGAGTAAACGCAGAACATTATATTTAGTTCAAACATATAGCATACATGTCACACAGCTCTTTCATTTTCAAACGTCTACTGAATACACGTGCAGTCAGGGCTGCCACCTGTTTGAAGGGCTTAAAGTGGTGGGCGTGGAGTGTAAATTAAGTCATTTACAACATGTTACATGTTTTTTCTGAACTCATTATCATTGTCTGGTAGTACTCACCTGACCCTCACCTGAGCTTTCTGTGCAGTTGCTTAGTTACCCACTATTTTTCCTCAGGATGGTAGTAAATGGCCAGAGCCCTCATACGTCAGTGATGAGTTCAATGAAGCGGACGTCGGGTTAATCATctatctctgctgctgcttgccAGTAACTGTTAGCCTAATGGCTGTTTACCTTTTATGCAGAGATTTTGCAGAGAGCTCAACCTCATTCAGCCTCTTTAGCTTCGGCGTCGCCTTCCCAACCCATTGTCATTCTTTCCCCAACCAGTCACAGTTGTTTGCTCATGTGTTTTATGACACACATCATTCCTGTTTAGCCCTCGTTTTCCCTCACATCTCCCATAAAATATTTTCCTGTCATTAAaattgcctctctctctctcttcttttcccCCCTTATCTCCTGCAGATATGAGAAGCTTATCAGTGGGAAGTACATGGGTGAACTGGTGAGGCTTGTTATGATGAAGCTAGTAAATGAAGACCTGCTGTTTAATGGTGAAGCCTCAGAGCTGCTGAAGACACGTGGAAGCTTTGAGACACGCTATGTCTCACAGGTGGAGAGGTGAGTATCCTAACCTGGGCTgagtaaacattttttttaaaggaatgcTGCCAattaaaaatatgacaaaagaTCCTATTTGTTATGCCTGAAAGCATTACATCTGTATATGAACAGATGGAAGAAAGTAACAGATCATGACTTGAGTTTATCAATGGAATATTTCATTAGGACAAAATTAAATAGTCTATGTGATGAAAACATGTGgcgtttattaaattttatatatttagtggaaccagaaatgaaagaaaatatattttcaacACACTACATTTTCTGCATTGTGCCTCTAGAAGCTGAATTTGTaaatgtttctctctctcttttttttacagtgacaCTGGGGATAGAAAACAAATCTACAACATCCTGTCCTCGCTGGGAGTTCTGCCCTCAGAGCTTGACTGTGACATTGTCCGTCTGGTCTGCGAGAGTGTTTCCACTCGCTCTGCTCACATGTGCGCCACAGGGCTCGCTGGTGTCATCAACCTGATGCGGGAGAGACGCAGCGAGGAAGCCATGAAGATCACAGTGGGCATCGATGGATCTGTCTACAAGTTGCACCCATGGTAAGGAATGCTCTTAGACTTTTGAATAGTGTATACTTTAATTAAACCTTTTAAATATATAAGCAAATTTAATCGTATGAGATTAGATGTACCTGCTCTAAAGAAAAAGTCAATtctccaaaaaaagaagaaagaaatagtCGAATGTGAACAGGAGAAGCAGAAAGTAGAAGAttcaaaacacatttatgtatAGGGATTTTGTGTCTTAAACTTAAAAATTATTAGATAGCTGTTCTAAAGACACAAGAGGAAGTGAGAGAAATTAGGATGAGAAGATTGTTCTGACCAATTGTTTGTATGTCTCAGTTTCCGTGACAGGTTCCACAAAGTCGTCAGGGACCTAACACCTCACTCTGATATCACCTTCATCCAGTCAGAGGAGGGGAGCGGTCGTGGAGCTGCTCTTATCTCAGCAGTGGCCTGTAAAATGGCTACAAATCTGTTCGCGGATTAAGGGCAATTATGCACTGATCAGTCTCCTGAATGCGCAGTGATGAGGAAAGCTTGAACTCTGATGGGAGGATATTTATGAAATCCACTGATGTGCCCTTACTACAGGCTGTTTGTAAGAAAACTGATTGGTTATTGTTGTAGGGTGTAAAGACAAGAATGGATCAACCTCTTATTAGAGGCTGCACTTGGTAGTATCACACCAGGCTTTAGCAAATCCATAATTTCTGAACTTTCTGAACGTTGATTGTTGCACATAAGACAGACGTTAGTGTGAGAGCTGTTTAAGATTCATACTTCTTGTGTGTCACCTCCGTCTGGTTGTGTGGATGGGAGTATTTCATGAAGGACTTATGTAGTATTGATGACAGTGTATTATAATGCCAGTTTTGTAAATACGGCTGTAAATTATAACTAAATCAAGTTTATTAGTTTGTTGTGTAATTCCTGTTTGTGAGCAATTAAATATATCTTTGGTATTGTATATTTAAATGTTATGTTTACAAATTTTGTTACTGTGTTACCTAGTATAGTGTTGTTCTTTAAATGTGCTTTGGATGTGAATAAACctaactgtaaataaaagtacTTAATAAACTATAATACTTCAACtgaatctgtttttattttcaacacCAAATATCAATTATTTTTGATagcacagcaaaaaaaaaaattttttttcttcttctctgacaTTCCAGCCTTCAAGGACTAAACAACATCAGTGTAATGTATCAAAACTGAAGGTAGTTGTCCTGATGTCATATTAATGAAATAAGAACTACCAAACATCAATATAATATCCTTCCTGTAAATGTAGCATGTATTGTAACAGATTGACAGGTCTGCTCAAATGTTCTAAGGAATATAATGAATACACTATATGAAGAAAAGATATCCATATTGTGGAAGATATCGGGCCACAATTAACATTTTTTCAGTTCCATTGACACagatgtataaaatcaagcacctagccaCAGAGTCTGCCTTTATAAACATatgtgaaagaatgggttgtTTTAAAGAGCACGCTGAGTTTGAGCACGGTACTGTAATAGGATACTACAGTTGCAATAGATTACTTTGTAAAATTTCTTCACTCCTGGATATTCCTTCCTAGATATGCAAACCTCCTATGGCATTTACATCAGCAGGAAAATTGTGCACCAGAAGCTTCTTGGCATGTGTATTGCCCAAAACATTTGTCCGTATATTCATATGTATTATTAAATACATCAGTGTTAATTacacaaagagaaagaagagacagaTACCTAATGTACCTGTAAGTATTTTAACTTgaaaatatattgttttttttaacaattacattattattattattattattattattattattattattattattattattattattattattattattattattattaatattaataatagttatttttatttaaacatcattaccaaaagaaaaagaaaataaaacagaaaacttcTGAGAAAACCTTTGCATTGCAGTATAATCCAATATTATTCTCTGTAAAAACCTCCATCATAAATTAAGCTTCAGAGCTTGATTTAATCCGTGAATTATAagaatttatttaaatgacTGTCAAATGTCCAAAGTCACTTTGCTGGTCTCCTTTCCTGTCGTCTCTGTTCTTATCTGTTTTTTCCAGCCCAGGGGAATCCTGTGTGCTTCACACTTATCACGTCCATTCAGCCACACACTGAAACAGCTTTAACCATGTAAGGGCCTCAGCTATCCATGGCAGTCTATTATAGGAGGGTAGGAGATAAGATAACACAGGCTATACATAAAACCCACCTAGCATCATCGCCTGGCTGGGAGCCCACCTTCATTCATTCAGACATGGTAAGGGAGTCACTGTTTTTAGTCTTTATGGTGATTTTAGAAGTCTTTCGCAAAATTGTAgatgctgtgtatttaaaaacattatttacgTACTGTGCCCTCTATAGGATTATGTATAAGAGTAACTGTTTCTTTGTCTCAGGCAAGCAAGAAAGCTTCCAACAAGAGACAGAGGGGAGGACAGAAATCCTCCTCAAATgtcttttccatgtttgagcAGTCTCAGATACAGGAGTTCAAGGAGGTAAAGTACCAGCTAATGACACCACTTCCTTTAAATTCCTGGGGAAATGATCTTGGAAAAGATGTATTACTGCAAACTTATTTTTGAGTATTTCCTAAAAGTATTGACAGTAAGTCTCTAAACTTGTTattcgataaaagttaacaaacatttttaattataaaACGCTTTCAAAATTGAGAAATGGTTCTGTGTCACACTTCATTTGAAATATTCTTTGTTCTTCATCCTACAGGCGTTTGGTTGCATTGACCAAGACAGAGACGGTGTTATCAAAAAACAGGACCTGAAGGAAACTTATGCACAACTGGGTAATTTCTTTACTTCCAACATTTGATCTTTTCCATATTTCAAAGGTGGAAAATAGGTATAAACTGATAGCAAATAAACTACAATAAGTGAAAGCTGTAATGATGTTGACCTGCTACTGTTACTGCATTTAGTAAATGTATATTggcatgtctctgtgtgtttttgtgtaccAGGGAAGCTAAATGTCAAAGAGGAGGAGTTGGATGAAATGTTGAATGAAGGGAAGGGTCCCATCAACTTTACTGTATTTCTGACACTTTTTGGGGAGAAACTCAATGGTGAGAGATTTACAGATGTTCAAAGAGATCTTTGAAATTCCTGTGAGGTGCTTTCAGGTGATGGAGAATTATATTTGATCTTCCTCCAGGTACTGATCCTGAAGACACCATACTAGCAGCCTTCAAACCTTTTGATCCTAATGGGACAGGCTTTGTTAATAAGGATGAGTAAGAACTCTTATCAATTAGCTTTCACGTTGTTCCGTGTGACCCATAGCATTATAGCAGGGGTCTTCAACtgcagtcctcgagagctactctcctgcagcttttagatgcatgtTGAAATACCTCTTTAGTATGCTATCAGGTGTGGCAAAGCCCTGGTAACAAGCCATTTATTTGATTCATGTGTGTTGGAGCAAGGATGCACCTAAAAGCTGTAGGATAGTACCTCTCAaggactggagttggagacCACTGCATTAAAGTATCTTATTTTTCCTCTcctttaacatttatttatttttatttagatttagacGACTACTGATGAATCAGGCTGATAAATTCACAGCAGAGGAGGTTTGTGTTTTcaactttgtgttttgtttttgacagaTTCTCATATaatttttaagatattttcagtggACAAACTTTCTCTTTATAAACCTACAGGTGGATCAGGCCTTCGCTCTCGCTCCCATAGATCCAACTGGAAACATTGACTACAAGTCTCTCTGCTACATCATCACACATGGAGATGAGAAGGAAGAATCATGAACGGCACAGTTGTGTGAAGGCATGTCGTAAAGTCCAACTAAACCCAGCTTACCTaatataaaaatgcaaatgactGCTATTAAAATTATATCTGAAAGTATTACACTCTCTCCACCTCATACCTTTGTAAAACAATTGGAAATTGAGAATTTTCTCATTTGTAAGTTACTAATAACGACCAATAAAGTTTTGGCCTCCTCAATACTCTCCTATTGCTTACAAATGCTCATGTTGTTAGGGAAAACTATATATTGAGTAAGACCAAAAATGCTGTAATTCCAAAAGAAATACATCTCCTGCATATGGAAACGGTCAGTACAGATGGTACTTATTTTCATTccacaaaatattttaagagATTTTTTTCTATAAAAGAACATAAAGTAATTCCCAAGATGTCTGTGAagcttctcagtcatccaggtcatcgtagtctaaggagcttggaaagaaaagcgtctggacttctttgagttgcttgaagacgtttcacctctcatccgagaagcttcttcagttctaaggtcaaatggtggaaagtcccagatttaaacccagtgggagtttcccccccaaagagggacaaagtaATTCCCAAGTTTAAAACCTAAGTTTGTCACAAATGCAGGATACTGCAGGCACAATGGTAAACCAAAAGCAAgcctttaaatattaaaataacttcccataaaataaataaattctttagACAAGAatccaaaaaagcaaaaaaaaaaaaggaacaagctGGGCTGCAAGAGAGGGAAATGTGTGATATCTTGGCACAGGACACAGGGAGGATTGAGCACACACGGAGGGCTGATCAGGGATTAAACAGAAAATTATTGATATATGAATGATCAACAACAGGTGAAAACAATCAGGGAATCGGGTAAGGACAAACAGCAAGCAAAGTTAACTTTGAAAGTGAAAcagaaaagagacagacatgaaaactaACACCAGACAAGTGAAcactggtaaatggactggttctcatATCGTGCTTTTCTACCTgcgcactcaaagtgctttatacaaatTGCCTCATTCTCCAATTTACACAAGGAGATTTTTTAATGCTTCT is drawn from Maylandia zebra isolate NMK-2024a linkage group LG12, Mzebra_GT3a, whole genome shotgun sequence and contains these coding sequences:
- the LOC101480470 gene encoding myosin regulatory light chain 2, atrial isoform, with the protein product MAVYYRRVGDKITQAIHKTHLASSPGWEPTFIHSDMASKKASNKRQRGGQKSSSNVFSMFEQSQIQEFKEAFGCIDQDRDGVIKKQDLKETYAQLGKLNVKEEELDEMLNEGKGPINFTVFLTLFGEKLNGTDPEDTILAAFKPFDPNGTGFVNKDEFRRLLMNQADKFTAEEVDQAFALAPIDPTGNIDYKSLCYIITHGDEKEES
- the gck gene encoding hexokinase-4 isoform X1 — its product is MEKVDQILSEFRLNKEDLKEIMKRMQREMERGLRLETHEEASVKMLPTYVCSTPEGSEVGDFLALDLGGTNFRVMLVKVGEDEERSFKVETKNQMYSISEDAMTGTAEMLFDYIAECMSDFLDKHHIKHKKLPLGFTFSFPVRHEDIDKGILLNWTKGFKASGAEGNNVVGLLRDAIKRRGDFEMDVVAMVNDTVATMISCYYEDRSCEVGMIVGTGCNACYMEEMRTVELVEGEEGRMCVNTEWGAFGDNGELEDFRLEYDRVVDEASINPGQQLYEKLISGKYMGELVRLVMMKLVNEDLLFNGEASELLKTRGSFETRYVSQVESDTGDRKQIYNILSSLGVLPSELDCDIVRLVCESVSTRSAHMCATGLAGVINLMRERRSEEAMKITVGIDGSVYKLHPCFRDRFHKVVRDLTPHSDITFIQSEEGSGRGAALISAVACKMATNLFAD
- the gck gene encoding hexokinase-4 isoform X3, which gives rise to MPCVSVQLDQMVKLPSSYDSVVDKVIAVDQILSEFRLNKEDLKEIMKRMQREMERGLRLETHEEASVKMLPTYVCSTPEGSEVGDFLALDLGGTNFRVMLVKVGEDEERSFKVETKNQMYSISEDAMTGTAEMLFDYIAECMSDFLDKHHIKHKKLPLGFTFSFPVRHEDIDKGILLNWTKGFKASGAEGNNVVGLLRDAIKRRGDFEMDVVAMVNDTVATMISCYYEDRSCEVGMIVGTGCNACYMEEMRTVELVEGEEGRMCVNTEWGAFGDNGELEDFRLEYDRVVDEASINPGQQLYEKLISGKYMGELVRLVMMKLVNEDLLFNGEASELLKTRGSFETRYVSQVESDTGDRKQIYNILSSLGVLPSELDCDIVRLVCESVSTRSAHMCATGLAGVINLMRERRSEEAMKITVGIDGSVYKLHPCFRDRFHKVVRDLTPHSDITFIQSEEGSGRGAALISAVACKMATNLFAD
- the gck gene encoding hexokinase-4 isoform X2, which translates into the protein MKRMQREMERGLRLETHEEASVKMLPTYVCSTPEGSEVGDFLALDLGGTNFRVMLVKVGEDEERSFKVETKNQMYSISEDAMTGTAEMLFDYIAECMSDFLDKHHIKHKKLPLGFTFSFPVRHEDIDKGILLNWTKGFKASGAEGNNVVGLLRDAIKRRGDFEMDVVAMVNDTVATMISCYYEDRSCEVGMIVGTGCNACYMEEMRTVELVEGEEGRMCVNTEWGAFGDNGELEDFRLEYDRVVDEASINPGQQLYEKLISGKYMGELVRLVMMKLVNEDLLFNGEASELLKTRGSFETRYVSQVESDTGDRKQIYNILSSLGVLPSELDCDIVRLVCESVSTRSAHMCATGLAGVINLMRERRSEEAMKITVGIDGSVYKLHPCFRDRFHKVVRDLTPHSDITFIQSEEGSGRGAALISAVACKMATNLFAD